In Asterias rubens chromosome 2, eAstRub1.3, whole genome shotgun sequence, the sequence ctagtgcccgctcgggaactagttcccgcaaacacgcgcgcgcgatcagtAGACTAtaatattagttcatcccaggtgaccgtgtttcagccaaccagaatacagaacaagcaagaggcgTGTTATAAATGTAACTAGCACCCTTAATGCTGACAAATTAATAGCAGTACTGCCAACATAAGGGATATATGGTTTAGTTGGCAGAGCGTCGACACGTTTCTGGAGGTTataggttcaagtcccgctatATAGTCTATTTTTCTTTGTCCGTTCCTTAAGTAAAAtaagtttgatattttgttccATGTGTACTTATGGATTTTATGTTGGATTTGTTACCAGTGTGAGCGACATGGGCAACAACAAACGAAGACTTTTATTCTCAACGGCTCAGAAGGAAATTGCTGTGACCCCACTCCATGCCAAGATACCCCTTACTGTCATGAAGAGGGCTATGGTAAGTTGcttaataatatacaaatatggGATTTAGGTGAGTTTATTGTCGCAGAACATATATAATCAGGACATGAAATCTGGATTAGCATGAAAGCTTGAGTGAAATGGAAAAGCCAGATCTGACGGaaatgcattcaatatttgtttaacatAACTCACACAGAGAGTGTGACAGCTACCCTTAATAGGAAAGGTATACCTttccaaaaatgaatgaccaaGCTGGTGATAATGTACAACCTGTTGAGAAAcgatttcaatctgagaaatgggTATTTCAactacggattattcttcctgcgtggacacgGCCTTACCAGATATTTGgtgttataacacacctcttgcttgttctgtattctggttggctgaaacacggtcaagtgggatgaactaatatagtctagtgatcgcgcgcgcgtgtttgcgggaactagttcccgagcctgcactagtctttgaaaatagtgcccggttacagcaccctctcttgacttgaaccatgaacagcaactacaaaacttcctttcttttcaagatttctgttcttatttcacctTCAataccgagctgtgttataaaacacatattgactggcacaattcggtaactagtctattccccctcgagtgaccagaagaggtggcctatttccctcggcctacgacctcgggaaataggtcgctcttctggtcactccaaagtccctcgggggaatagacgtacactagttacctcattgccattcaatcgctaccaccttttgaaacaacattttcacaggctagttTTATCGTATTGTTATGTCTACATTTCCAAAGGATTAGAGTATACTTATCCTTTAAGTGGAATTGTTGTTGATCCAAGTTTTTGCTTGTCACCGTCTTCTCGATTTTGAACTATGAAAGATTCTTATCACTAGACGTCCTTAGTTACATGCCTTGATAAACCTTATCTCTCCCATTACAAAACCATGgctagatttcacaaagcactactTAAGATGAGTTTTTAGTGTTACCACATtgtgacataataataataataataataataataaaatcgaagtcttatatagggcacgtttctaccaaacaaggtactcaaggcgctgagtatatagaaactttcagaaagataggttattgcagtgatgagttttgagacccaattatttagcacgttataagggtttacaaggtgctacggcgcttACAGCAGTCACAGCCAGTACTTTGCCAAGTAATTAAGATGGATTTGCACTTGAGATCAATCTAAACTCTTagtgaaattgagcccatgtGCTAAATCAAGTCCTTCTAACCTCTACCCAGTGGCTGAATTTGTGTATCGACCTGGTGTCTCTGGTGAGTGAGGGTTTCCGCGGTCAGACGTTCAAGACATTGGACGGCATCATCATCTGCGCCAACTGTCACCTCCGTAAGATCTTTACCATGAAGACCCAGCCACAAGACGACACCGATGATGATGGTAAGATTATAATCgttatcatttatttttttagtttcatTCCGTCATCAAGGCTCAAGTTCATCCATCTCCGCTGGTCAGGTCATGTGACCCGCATGGAATCACAAGAGGCCTTTACACACTATCAACTTTCGGCCTGAGTCAAAATTTATCTGGATGGGGTCCGTGTTGACTtggaaaaattaaaacatggaTACAAACTGCTCCGCTTTCACACCAGTTCTGTGCAAAATCAGCTTTTGGGTAACATCTTGCGATCCGTGTAATGTGCTTAGTTTCACAGAGCATGGTATCACACATATCAAAGCAGATAACTGTCCTCGACAGACGTCTGCCAATTACCACTACAAAGTGGTTAAATGAATTTTGTTCCAACTGTCCCAATCTTCATTTTGATTGTTTACAGATCTGTACGACTGCAACCCTCCCACAAACAACGTAGAGGTGGACAGTATACCAAGAGCTTGTCAATTCAGCAACGACGTGGTATGCCAGACGCAGATCTTTACCATGAATAAACTCAGACATGCTGAGTTCAAAGCCAAACCTGACAGCAGACCGTGCTCGTCCACTGAACCCAGTaagacacttaaaaaaaacttcaaggGGTAACTTATAAAAACTCCTTGGGCCTCCCCAGGGGCTGTATTCCATGGGGATAAGGGATACATTgtacagtgtgaaaaggcttAACTTGAAGTTGATAAATTTAATAAACCTGTAGTCCCCAAACGACCTGAAACTGTCATAGAATTGACAAGTTTTATCTTGAGTTTCTATGTAATAAACGTGTCATCTTACATAAACATTTTTTCATAACTTTATTTGATTTGTCTTATGTTTCCAACCTCACTGCTTCAATTTATTTACCCGGTTCAAGGAGTACATACTTGTAAGTCAATGTTTACCTGTTTATTCTACAGTGGACTTGAACTCTAGTCTGAAGGGACGTAAGGACAGACCGATGCATATAGCATTTGGAAGCAAGGTGCCAGTCCCATCAGCGTCTGCTGGCAAGAAGCCGACCTCAGCTGGGAGTCATAGAGAGGTAAGAAGACCCTCTATGTCAAAAGATCTGCATTTTTTCTTGtatttaaactgtttttgtttttgtgtttttttgtttagttttcattgtaatagcgccctgagCACATTGGTGGATATGTGTCTTGCCCAAGAACACAATAGTCAtggccgggattcaaacccacactgtgATGACTCAGTTgtcagaacttgagtttgatgatTGAAAacccgctcggccacgacatacTTGGGTCAGAAAAACTTTTGGAAAGCCCCCACCCCCTGTATTTAGTTATTTATATCCAGACTTCATTgctgagtaaaaaaaatatcttgTTGTAGGGTGGTGGTAGTGCAAGCAGTAGAAGCAGTAGATCTTCACACTCAAGGGCACAGAAACAGGATGGTTAGTACAACTTGAATTTTGTATTGAATTCGCTTGGCTTGAAGGCAGTGgtcactcttggtaattacttaaaataattattagcataaaactttacttggtgacgagtaatggggagctgttgatagtataaaacattgtgaggtagggctccctttgaagtgacgtagttttcgagagagaagtaattttcaacaaatttgatttcgatacctcagaattagaatttgaggttttgaaatcaagcatctgaaagcacacacctttgtgtgacaggggtgtttttctttcatagttctcgcaacttcgacgaccaattgagcttaaattttcacaggtttgtaattttatgcatatgttgagacacagtgagaagactggtctttgataattaccaatagtgtccagtgtcttttaaccTCCAAGCATTCATGATTCACTCCATGGATTTTTACATTATACACATCACCAGAAAGGAATTTACAAACCGAAATTACTCTACTTCATATTTGACCTTATTTTCCTGTTCAAACCCCTCGGTAAAAGTAAAAACTATTCAAAAGCAATAATTTCAAGTTGGAAAGGTAAATTGAATCAATCGTCATTTCCTGACATAAatcacgaacaccttgtttttgtagtttaTAAAAACTGAGTTTCTAGTTGTGATTGGTGTTTTTGATTTCATTGTTGATTTTCCAGGTGATCCTTTGCCTAGTGACAGGAGTATCTCGTCCAAGACAGAGGGTGACTCCCTGGTGCTACACGGCCGCCAGCGCCAGTCATCTGACCCTGGCACCAATGTAGGAGACCTCGAGGACAAAGTTGATAAAGGTACAATCAGTAAAgatcaaccctcttactgtgtGACCGTTCAATAATATCTACGTGGTTACACATGCCAGCCTGAACTATGATATCATTATTCTGTCTGCTACattagtacacagtcaaccccctactgtctgaccattctgTCTGCTACATTAGTACACAGTCAATcccctactgtctgaccattctgTCTGCTACattagtacacagtcaaccccctactgtctgaccattctgTCTGCTACattagtacacagtcaaccccctactgtctgaccattctgTCTGCTACattagtacacagtcaaccccctactgtctgaccattctgTCTGCTACattagtacacagtcaaccccctactgtctgaccattctgTCTGCTACattagtacacagtcaaccccctactgtctgaccattcttTGACCTCAGTGTGGTAAACGCTTCACACCTACATGGGTTTCAAATGATGCCAGCCTACACTGTGACATCAATGTTTGAATGCTACatgcagtacacagtcaaccctccaactgtgtgaccattcaatatcatccacatcCACATTATTAATGTATAGTGTGAAGAACATATCCGCACAATACAcagatacatgtagttctatGCACAGTTGACACAGTAAAAAACCCATgcagttgaatggttttaaatggttAGTCAACTCACTTCTTACTAAAGCGTTGAAGGGTTAATAAAGGAAATCTAAACTAAAACCTGGGTTTGAACTTTTTCTGTGACTGGCCAGCATTGACCAGTTGagtttgtcatttcactagtccatacTTCAAGTTAAACAAGTATGCTTTTCaacctgaatttttttttagcaattcAAGTCCACAAACCATTTTTTGTGATATTTCTTTCCTATCAAAGGTACACTGAAAGGAAGCAACACATGGTCAGCAGGCTTAGAAAACAACAAAGACGACAACTTTGTCCAGCCCCACCCACCCCGTCAAAAATCGGGAGATAAATCTCGACGCATCGTCAAGGTCCGTCCAAACAGTgggaagagagagagaggtgaCAGTCTATCCGCCGGCAGCGACACCAGCACATCGGGAAGAAGCGGGTACGATCGGAGTAGATACGTTGACTCTGGCACCCACCGAAAAGACTCTGAGGAATCGAGTGACGCCGATAGGTCAGGTCGAATGTCAgatgcggccattttgaaatacGCCTCGTCACGGATCAGACTGGAGGGGCAGTCTGATAAAGATGAGACAAATAACAGGAGGTTGGAGAAATCTTCTAAGGTATCGGGTGATGTGAGTAACTCTGGGAGACCCCGCGTGGAAAGTCTCTCCGAGAGCGATGATCTCGTCGGGCATGAAGCCCAGAAGAGTCGTACGCAGAGGCGGAAGAAGAAAGGGGAGCGGCCCACAGTGAACCGGATCGACAGCTTATCGGAGAGCGAGGAGGTGCAGAGGCAGAGAGGGATGCCGAAGAGTGGACGCAGAGAGAAGAAAGATGGAGGGATGTCTTCAAGGACTGAAAAATCCTCTGGTAGGATATGAATACTGGAAATCCTAAAGTTTTAATTGATTACGTTATAGGAGTGTGCTGCAGTCGTTGTCGCCATTGAGGCTACAATGTAAAGAATGTAAAACCCCCTTTGACTGTGTTCATGTTGGAAAGATTGTGTAAAATTCCTCTTTGCAAACTTCTCGTCTTTATGTAAGACTAAATCTAGTGATTAAATAAGGCCTGGCACTACACACAGGCCACAGATGCCATGATCTCTATTATCCTTGTCCTAAACTTGGTGCTTCCACAAAAGTTttcaagattttcaaatggaaatgACCTTTTTAGAAATGGCCTTGCTGTCAAAAAGATGAAATGTCGGGCCACAAAGACCACAGTCTATGCTGCCCatggtattggccttggtgccccttcaaaagtttcctgtaATTGTTGGATCAGAAATGCTCTTTTCAAAATTGAAATGGCCTTGCCGTGTTTAGAGATAAAATCCCAGGGCTGCTATTCAATCTTTGGTTATATACAGAGCTGGTTTTCATATCTGATTGCAGATGCCTCCACAGTTGATTCAGGAATCACAGACGTCAACTCCGTCCGAACGTCCAGAAGAGAAGATGAAAAGCAGACCAACCCACCGGGTCAGGCTAAGCCTGGGCAGCCCAACACATCCAGGCGTAATAACAAACAAGCAAGGTGAGGACAAATGCCAGATGAGAACCAGGGGGACATGGATATGCAAGAGCACTACAATATTAAACCAGGACCATCAGccagaaaaagaaagaagaaaacaaaaccgaCTGTCTATCAAGCAAGGGGTCAGGTTGGCACTGTCAGCTTGGTGTAGTGGTTTCTATCCTTGCCCTTCACCTCTAGGACTCCTGTTCACATCCCACATCAGGATTgtgtttttgggttttttttttttcaccccacATCCAGAattaatgaacaaataaattatttcataatcaaGGGGTTAATAAGTGCCAAGTTGACAGAGTTTTGATTGTCTTTGCAGGGCTGAGGTAGTCAGAGTCTCCAATGATCAGCAGAGAGAAGGAAAGATTTATACATTCACATCACCACCGAGATCAGCACCTATTAGACAGGTTGAGCGCAGCAGACATCTTGAGCCTAAGAAACTACAGGTAAAACTGACTTTCTGTCATTCAGAAACAATTCAGTAACATTCATTCTCCAATAGACCGTatcgaataacccctttgttgctgtGAAAGTGGCCATATTGTAGAGCAGGCCCTATGCACGTCTGTAGGCGATTGCTATAATGAATACCAAATATTATCATccccaaacaaataataatattcataactTTCTTCGCTGTCTCTTCACTGTCACTTCACTGTCATTATAATATGATATGTGTctttaagaagaaactataaataagtggtaaacttgtgggtacgaCCATGTGTAAACTTtcttttgttaaattattttttaattgtacTCATCCAATATTTGAACAAATATATCACAGCTGCTGTTGTTCCTTTTAGTTGCAGAAGATCACCGAGTCCTCGTCTCAGTCTGCCACACCT encodes:
- the LOC117307150 gene encoding uncharacterized protein C3orf67 homolog isoform X1; amino-acid sequence: MFKNEFQGGAFVEVFSCQGKEPLAKWKLTGSASIHKVFEKEAKSFVHVLEGAGTSTKMQLPKDPKQTLALVQRFLVAQVYVSIGQDFSIELSVSDMGNNKRRLLFSTAQKEIAVTPLHAKIPLTVMKRAMWLNLCIDLVSLVSEGFRGQTFKTLDGIIICANCHLRKIFTMKTQPQDDTDDDDLYDCNPPTNNVEVDSIPRACQFSNDVVCQTQIFTMNKLRHAEFKAKPDSRPCSSTEPMDLNSSLKGRKDRPMHIAFGSKVPVPSASAGKKPTSAGSHREGGGSASSRSSRSSHSRAQKQDGDPLPSDRSISSKTEGDSLVLHGRQRQSSDPGTNVGDLEDKVDKGTLKGSNTWSAGLENNKDDNFVQPHPPRQKSGDKSRRIVKVRPNSGKRERGDSLSAGSDTSTSGRSGYDRSRYVDSGTHRKDSEESSDADRSGRMSDAAILKYASSRIRLEGQSDKDETNNRRLEKSSKVSGDVSNSGRPRVESLSESDDLVGHEAQKSRTQRRKKKGERPTVNRIDSLSESEEVQRQRGMPKSGRREKKDGGMSSRTEKSSDASTVDSGITDVNSVRTSRREDEKQTNPPGQAKPGQPNTSRRNNKQARAEVVRVSNDQQREGKIYTFTSPPRSAPIRQVERSRHLEPKKLQLQKITESSSQSATPDEEDAAEVSTSGYRDRSDSGNNHRENGVDRRSRYDAAIRDTPSPRPVHSSNSSGDDSDARRDNFDSPKPTASLSPQRTRKSLLTTSALESHTRGSLSAVSPVMSSVSRLSIHSKKLKEIPKDDPRLSDDYDWRRYQSNNSSLASSLEANMLASLHRQQLEEMYEEDGSDGHQANNSFDIHNYGDDDLSSSSDDTATTYSTWKPPDAHRVHRYQDEMHFPSSNNNPLMQSNPRDWSNLFSPPIVLPSEKMKADQEEAAILSPGKDLPPVLRTAVVRTKSTSSDDHGKVTESEEDEELDLLYDPCLNCYFDPKTGKYYELK
- the LOC117307150 gene encoding uncharacterized protein C3orf67 homolog isoform X2 yields the protein MFKNEFQGGAFVEVFSCQGKEPLAKWKLTGSASIHKVFEKEAKSFVHVLEGAGTSTKMQLPKDPKQTLALVQRFLVAQVYVSIGQDFSIELSVSDMGNNKRRLLFSTAQKEIAVTPLHAKIPLTVMKRAMWLNLCIDLVSLVSEGFRGQTFKTLDGIIICANCHLRKIFTMKTQPQDDTDDDDLYDCNPPTNNVEVDSIPRACQFSNDVVCQTQIFTMNKLRHAEFKAKPDSRPCSSTEPMDLNSSLKGRKDRPMHIAFGSKVPVPSASAGKKPTSAGSHREGGGSASSRSSRSSHSRAQKQDGDPLPSDRSISSKTEGDSLVLHGRQRQSSDPGTNVGDLEDKVDKGTLKGSNTWSAGLENNKDDNFVQPHPPRQKSGDKSRRIVKVRPNSGKRERGDSLSAGSDTSTSGRSGYDRSRYVDSGTHRKDSEESSDADRSGRMSDAAILKYASSRIRLEGQSDKDETNNRRLEKSSKVSGDVSNSGRPRVESLSESDDLVGHEAQKSRTQRRKKKGERPTVNRIDSLSESEEVQRQRGMPKSGRREKKDGGMSSRTEKSSDASTVDSGITDVNSVRTSRREDEKQTNPPGQAKPGQPNTSRRNNKQARAEVVRVSNDQQREGKIYTFTSPPRSAPIRQVERSRHLEPKKLQKITESSSQSATPDEEDAAEVSTSGYRDRSDSGNNHRENGVDRRSRYDAAIRDTPSPRPVHSSNSSGDDSDARRDNFDSPKPTASLSPQRTRKSLLTTSALESHTRGSLSAVSPVMSSVSRLSIHSKKLKEIPKDDPRLSDDYDWRRYQSNNSSLASSLEANMLASLHRQQLEEMYEEDGSDGHQANNSFDIHNYGDDDLSSSSDDTATTYSTWKPPDAHRVHRYQDEMHFPSSNNNPLMQSNPRDWSNLFSPPIVLPSEKMKADQEEAAILSPGKDLPPVLRTAVVRTKSTSSDDHGKVTESEEDEELDLLYDPCLNCYFDPKTGKYYELK